Below is a genomic region from Brassica oleracea var. oleracea cultivar TO1000 chromosome C9, BOL, whole genome shotgun sequence.
TCTCCATCTTTTGTTGCGGTTTTTTTGGCACGTCAGTTTTATGACATCACAACGTATTTCAGCTGAAACCGATTCTATCACAGCCATCGCCATGAATTCTCAAACAAAGATGGTTCCACACAAGCTTCATCCTCTCCTTACTCCGGAAGAACCAGCCAAGACTGTTCCGGAATGTGGTCTCCTTGACATGTATGATCCCTTCCTACACATCTGTGCAACTAGATTGTGTTTAGGAGCACGAACTAGTTACTAACTTACTGTACCGAAGGAGAGCATTTCCTCAAACAGATCATTCAGTTTGAAAGAAAACAACCAAGGTGGTGATAATAAACAAGCTCTGAGTGAGTCAGACATGACAGCTGGTTGGGGACTAGGGGTTAGTGTTTCCTCCAACAAACCACATGACGTTGAAGGAAACACCACAAGAAACTAATGTTGTTCGACATTTTTGTCTGGTCTGAAAACACTGAATGTTTATTCTTCAGTTGTGATTTTTGCACTGATGAAGATATGAACTCACTGTGGTTCTTCTCGTAATCTTCATAACATTTTTTGTACACGAGGAATCCATTGGTGATTGGACAAAGCTCCTTTTTATATCATTGTTATGGAGTTTATTATCAAATTTAAAATATAGCTTTAGGTTGCCGTGATGCCTCCGTAGCATAGTGGTATTGCGTTCGCTTCGTAAGCGAAAGGCCGCGAGTTCGATCCTCGCCGGGGGCTTAAACTTAGAGAGGTTTTTTTGTTCTTTATTTTTTTAGCACAATAGAGAGGGTTTTCTGTTTTTCATTTTTATTTGGCCCAGTGTGACCTCTTCATCTTCGCGTTGGTAGACAAGAATATGGTCCAAATTATGTTTTTTTTCTTTTTTAAGGTTTGGGATCCAAATAAGTTTTGCATTATCTGTTAGTTGTTGCATATAATATATTTATAACTCCTGCTTAAAAGTATAATAATAGAGGTTTTATAACCCAAACTCAAGAGATATTGATTTTTTGGTAACAACTCAAGAGATATTGATGCCTCCAATTTATTTAGAGAGGTTTTTTTTTTCTTTATTTTTTTAGCACAATAGAGAGGGTTTTCTGTTTTTCATTTTTATTTGGCCCAGTGTGACCTCTTCATCTTCGCGTTGGTAGACAAGAATATGGTCCAAATTATGTTTTTTTTCTTTTTTAAGGTTTGGGATCCAAATAAGTTTTGCATTATCTGTTAGTTGTTGCATATAATATATTTATAACTCCTGCTTAAAAGTATAATAATAGAGGTTTTATAACCCAAACTCAAGAGATATTGATTTTTTGGTAACAACTCAAGAGATATTGATGCCTCCAATTTATTTCTTATCGTTTATGAAAAGCCGATCGATGTCATTATAGTAGTCTGCCTCGACATCAAACTACAACATATACCTGTAGACTATACGAAAACCACACAACTAGAATGTACTTCTAGTTAGAAAAATATAAACATGTGAAAAGTGTAAAAACAAACTTGCCTTGTTCAATCTATCGATTGCATTATTAAAAAAAAAAAAAAATCTATTGTGTGCAATGTTTTGAAAACCGGACCAATACCGATTCGGTATAGCTACCGGTTGACTGGTTGGACCGGTTCAATCGATCGAACCGGGTTTTCTGTTTCTAAGAATTAAATATATATAATTATATATTTACACTATATGAATCTAAAATAAAGTAGTTCTGCATATAATATGTTATATGTTCTCTTTTATTAACTAGACAAATAAACAATAAACATAAATCTAGCTATATATATGATAAACAAGTAAATACTACATAAACTGAGATTGATAAAAAATTAAATGATTGACTGTTCAGATTACCGTATTTATTTATTCTTACATTGTTTCTTATGAAATAAAATTAAATAAAAAACTAATTTTATAGTGATAGTCAAACATTGATTATGAAATACTAAATTTTAATAATAACTGAAAACACATTAATTATATGTTAAATTTTTAAGAACCGAATTTTGAAGTTGACTTCGGTCACCGGTTTTACTGATTTTGTTTAAATCTGAGTTTTAAACCAAACCGGATTCAGCTTCTTCAACTAGTCACGGTCGGACCGGTTCGACCAGCAGATCCAGTTTTCAAAACCATGATTGTGTGTGGTGGATGGGATGGATCTCCATATCTCCGGTTCTTTTTTTCCTTTTCGTTGTTCTATGTTCCTTTTGAGGAGAAAATTATTTAAATACTAATGAAAAAATTGGTATACAGCTTATTTGGAAGATATATAGCAGATAATATATTTTGAGGCCTACAAAAAATAGGAAAAATTGTACCATGAATAATAATTGTCTTTGCAAAGAAAAAAAATTGAAAAATACAAAGGAAAAAACAAAAAGAACAGCTATTTTGAAAATTAAAAAAAAAAATTATGTTGAAAATGAAATAAAGTGGACCTGCTATTTTTTCTTCCTCTCTTAGCTTTGAAGCATGCTGGTATTGAAAAATGAGTCTATAATCATATGGACCATATACATATCCATTTAAGATATACTGGACTTTGAGCCACACATCCGTGCAGGTATCTTTTTATTTTATAATATATAGTTTTCATATTATATTTTATCTATAATCTTTTTTATATAATGTATTTTGTTATATTCAAAATAAATAAATAGATAATATATAGTTGTAGATATAAAAACTTAACATATGTTACCAGTTTTATTTTTTGTATAAAATATTACATAATTTAAAATTTTCAATCCTTTTAAACGGTGAATGATATAATCTTTGTAAACAATGAATGATATTTTATTTATTTATTTAAATTAATTAATTTTTTAAAATATGTTAATTTACCAATTTAATTAAATTTTTATTTTTAATTCCTTTATTACTTCTATTTTAATATAATATTGACTATAATTATAAAGATTATAAAATAGTATATATTATTATTTTATTTGGTTTCATAAATTTTTATCACTAAATAAATTTTACTATTATTATATTATTAATTACAAAATTAATAAATGCATTAATAAAAAAATATTTAATTTTGCTACAAGATTTTTTTAGATTTTTTTTCAACAGATTTTGTTATAACTAAAAATAAAATAAAATTTACAGTTAAAATTGATTTATTATTAGTATCCTTATAATTATTTAGATACTTTAGGAATGTTATCTATTAAATAAATTAATTTAAATAATTAGATAGATGTAACTGATGGACCTAATATGACTATTTTATATATTAGATAAAAATGATATTTCTCTTTTGATAGAGAAGATATTGACTTATGTATAAATATACACGAGGTTAAGGATAATTAACGGTTGACTTTAGAGTATTTTAGATGACTTAGTCAACATAAATGTGAGATTAAATAGGCTAATATTAAAAAGTTGGTGATTTAAATTACTCAAATTCCAGTTCTTAACCAGTGGTGGTAGTCCAATGGCGCTTGAGGGAATAAACCCAATACGACGAACCCTGGTTCGAATCCCGCTGGACACACGGATATGAGCTATTGCTTTCGGCTCATTTGAATGCCCAGAAGGTCTATCCGTGGGTTGTATCTCCATTCGAGGGTTAGGTCTCTGTCTTTGACCGGTTTAACCCTTTCATTTACAAAAAAAAAAAAAAATCTAGTTCTGGCTTTTTTTTTTTTTGAAAGTTGAAAGGTTATTTTGGAGGGTTTCTCATTAAACTTCGTAGTTCGTTCTAGTTTTATGACCTAAATGAGCCGAGCCAATGTACAAAGCTTCGGGCCCAAATCTCACAAACTGAAATCTCCAGTGAAAGTGGCACACGTATACATTCAAGGCAATACCCAATTACAAGAATGCTAGAAACTTATGAGAGGCTCAGGTTTGAGTTTTAGTGGGCCGAACAGAACAGAACAGAACTGAACTAAACTAAACTCCGTACTAGTTAGTAGTTATGTTCCTTATCACACTCTCTCTCTACGTCTGTCCCTGTCTCTCTCGTCCTTCCTCTGTTTCTCCTGCAACAACAGATCTCTCTTTGTCCTCTCTCTCCCCCTCAGATCACTGTAAGTACAAACTACACTTCCTTCCTTCTTTCGATCTCTTCCTTTTGACTCCTTCTAGATTTGCTAGAAAAACCTTAATCTCTCTCTCTTTATCAAGCTTGATCTGACCCATTCCTTCATTTACTTCCCTTTCTCGATTAATTTATTACAAACATTAAAGACTTTAATTGTCTGCTTCAGTTTCTTGATTAGTGTCGTTCTTGTAAAAATGATCTCTTTTATTTATTCTAGGGTTTTGTGTGTGTGTGTGTGAGAGAGAGAGGTCATCTTCATCTAGAACAGATCGTTGACTTTTAATCATCATTTATGTTAATTAATTGAAAGAACATTTTTTTTTTTTTTTTGTTATTGTGTAGATGGCACAGCAGGAAGCTAGCACTTCCCCTGGTGCTGAGGTTGTAGGCCGTGCCTTCGTGGAGCAATACTACCACATTCTTCACCAATCTCCCGGTTTAGTTCACCGGTTCTATCAAGATTCCAGCTTGCTAACCCGTCCTGATCTTACCGGTTCTGTCACCACTGTCACTACTATGCAAGTGAGACTTTAACCTCTTACTTTATAAAGTCTTCAACTTTGATCTAACATTGGTTCAAACTATTTTGCAGGCGATCAATGATAACATCATGTCACTGAACTATGAAGACTACACGGCGGAGATAGACACTGCAGATGCTCAGGAGTCTTATGAGCGAGGGGTTATTGTGTTGGTAACCGGACGCTTAACCGGGAAGGATAATGTGAGGAAGAAGTTCAGCCAAACATTCTTCTTGGCTCCACAAGACAAGGGCTACTTTGTCTTAAACGATGTGTTTCGTTTCCTCGAGGAGAAAGAGGTGGTGACTACACAAGCAAGGTCTGTGACCATCAAGGATGTTCAGGCTCCTGTTGAACCAGGTACGGTGAAAAGATCCAAGTCCTTGTTCTTTTTTTTTTGTTTCTTACTACAGAACACTCATCTGGTGTGTTGTCAGAAAGTGTTGTTGTTAGTCATGAGGCTGAGGTTGAGCCAGAGCCAGTTGCTACTATTGAGGAGGAAGATATTGAGAATGTGGCGGAGGTGTATGATGATCCTTGTGAGAAAGATGGAGTTGTTGTTGACGTTGAGCCTATAGAGCCTCCAGCTCAAATAATTCACAGTGAGATTCTATCAGTGTCTAATGGAGATCCTCCTACCTATGCTTCAATCGTGAGTCTTAAAACTGATTACTAACTGATTTATACAACTCAAATCGGTTTAAACGGTTCTAAATCGGTTAAAATAATTTAAATAGATCTAAAATTAGTCTTGATTCGTTAAATTAAGCAATAATGTTAATAGAAATTCACAAATTTGTCTATTTTTGTTTTGTTTTGTATATCTAATTTTGATAATGGTTTAAAATAATTTTATAATTAAACCCAAAAACTAAAATATATTATATAAATGTTAAATAAATAAATAAAAAATCAATAATTTGTCCTCCTATTGGTAGTGAATGTTAGTCTTTGTGTGATACAACAGCTCAAACTGATGAAAAGCAGTCCAGCACCACCAACACACGTTGCTCGGAACAAGCCAAGAGCAGCAGCTCCAGTCAGAACCAACCAGAAGCCAGCTCCTCCTCCTGCTGAGACTGCATTACCTCCCAATGCTTCTTCAGGTCTTGAGAATGATCACAACAGTAGCAATGTTGATGTGGAAGGTCAGTAGATTCTTTCCATCTCGCTGTTTGAATACGCGTGTGCAACCCCTTTGGTTACTTACTTCAGTTTCTTATTACAGATGATGGTCACTCGATTTATGTCCGGAACTTACCTTTTGACACCACACCAACACAACTTGAAGAGGTGTTCAAGAGCTTTGGTGATGTTAAGCACGAGGGGATTCAAGTCAGAAGCAATAAGGTTTGTTATATATAAATTAATCTATAATCTTCTCCAAGAGTAACTTAACTGGTTACCTTCCTTACACGTTTGTTTTTGACTCTCTCTCTCTCTCTCTCTCGCAGCAGCAAGGTTTCTGTTTTGGTTTTGTGGAGTTCGAAACATCTAGTGGAAAGCAAAGTGCGCTTGAGGCCTCACCGATTACAATTGGTGATCGTCAAGTTGTTTTGGAGGAGAAGAAAACAAACAGTCGAGGTATAAACAAACATGAGAGAGACAAGGATGGTTTTGTGAAGAGTTTTGTGTTAATGAAATATTGGTTTTTGATGTTTTGTAGGAGGTAACAATGGAGGTGGTAGAGGAAGGTACTTTGGAGGAAGAGGAAGCTTCAGGAACGAGAGTTTCAAA
It encodes:
- the LOC106313536 gene encoding ras GTPase-activating protein-binding protein 2-like; protein product: MAQQEASTSPGAEVVGRAFVEQYYHILHQSPGLVHRFYQDSSLLTRPDLTGSVTTVTTMQAINDNIMSLNYEDYTAEIDTADAQESYERGVIVLVTGRLTGKDNVRKKFSQTFFLAPQDKGYFVLNDVFRFLEEKEVVTTQARSVTIKDVQAPVEPESVVVSHEAEVEPEPVATIEEEDIENVAEVYDDPCEKDGVVVDVEPIEPPAQIIHSEILSVSNGDPPTYASILKLMKSSPAPPTHVARNKPRAAAPVRTNQKPAPPPAETALPPNASSGLENDHNSSNVDVEDDGHSIYVRNLPFDTTPTQLEEVFKSFGDVKHEGIQVRSNKQQGFCFGFVEFETSSGKQSALEASPITIGDRQVVLEEKKTNSRGGNNGGGRGRYFGGRGSFRNESFKGGRGGGGGVGGGGRGWYGRGEFSGRPNPRNGGEGYQRVPQNGGGGRGGGGRGGPRGGGVSS